One window of the Salvelinus sp. IW2-2015 linkage group LG10, ASM291031v2, whole genome shotgun sequence genome contains the following:
- the znf507 gene encoding zinc finger protein 507 isoform X2 — translation MEDSSGVAILLPLSRGQQETVFIPERVEMPPGTLMEPRDDDQRQQQAADSLIEVIEKLSKIVEKRPRRCTLAGKKRALMSCASIRVPEIREGSGGSSPCKRVRELEEEVKEQEIQPDNSAPAGSSRTITCYQCSLCRFLSPTLSLLKEHLRQHDEQHSDLILMCSECRFTSSHQEELEAHVRLHFDGSNSNKNPVSSQQASEGNEDLGLGMGGSVEEAVFKTAMDCAEEIPAKKKWYSYEESGMYRCLICSYVCGQQRMLKTHAWKHAGLVDCSYPIFEDEAVAPFRQEAPAPPVVPPAEEAIVVLTPVPENSQNLNKMSTFQIDLCAPVAECRNEARTEPITEESPVERLSKDSEPMLEVQVTTETEVELVQDCHQITSTTDSLLSSAQKIISCSPNSXGHVNVIVERLPCAEEPVATQPLLPSPEVGRDESLLAAEEAGHVENQPMFAYKDEQQEVVIGWSNSERQQTTTDPPRDENAPPARRRTHSESLRLHSLAAEALVAMPMRTAEHIRSIVGPDTGQRLLEMATAAAVAADRAPAAVEELASVGSALVDLELQGSREDGLAEGPTKAGISLSLLTVIERLKERSDQNASDEDILKELQDNAQSQHAGEVSDCVGGDPGNPGGGLVDYIPGSERPYRCRLCRYSSGNKGYIKQHLRVHRQRQPYQCPICEHIALDSKDLEGHMINHCKTRVYHCKQCTEAFYYKSQLRNHIRDQHGLGDTNATLTPVTETTATMEESEKMTVDDSVSSQKVYRCDVCDYSSSTYVGVRNHRRIHNSDKPYRCCSCDFATTNMNSLKSHMRRHPQEHQAVQLLEQYR, via the exons ATGGAGGACAGCAGTGGAGTTGCcatcctgctccccctctctagAGGCCAACAGGAGACTGTCTTCATCCCTGAAAGGGTGGAAATGCCCCCTGGTACCCTGATGGAGCCTAGGGATGATGACCAGAGGCAGCAGCAGGCCGCAGACTCCCTCATCGAGGTGATTGAGAAGCTCAGCAAGATCGTGGAGAAGCGCCCACGTCGATGTACCCTGGCTGGGAAGAAGAGAGCCCTCATGTCATGTGCCTCCATCAGAGTCCCAGAGATCAGGGAAGGCAGTGGTGGGTCCTCCCCCTGCAAGAGAGTCCGGGAGTTGGAGGAAGAGGTGAAAGAGCAGGAGATCCAGCCAGACAACAGTGCCCCYGCTGGCAGCAGTAGGACCATCACCTGTTACCAGTGCAGCCTGTGTCGGTTCCTGTCCCCGACCTTGAGCCTGCTGAAGGAGCACCTGCGGCAGCACGATGAGCAGCACAGTGACCTCATCCTCATGTGTTCTGAGTGTCGCTTCACTTCCAGCCACCAGGAGGAGCTAGAGGCCCACGTCAGGCTCCACTTTGACGGCAGCAACTCTAACAAGAACCCTGTATCCAGCCAGCARGCCAGCGAGGGAAATGAGGACTTAGGGTTAGGGATGGGGGGTAGTGTGGAGGAGGCTGTGTTCAAAACCGCCATGGACTGTGCTGAGGAGATCCCTGCTAAGAAGAAGTGGTACAGCTATGAGGAGTCTGGGATGTACCGCTGCCTGATATGCAGCTATGTGTGTGGACAGCAGCGAATGCTAAAGACTCATGCATGGAAGCACGCAGGTCTGGTGGACTGCTCTTACCCGATCTTTGAGGACGAGGCAGTGGCACCTTTCAGACAAGAAGCACCAGCACCTCCTGTAGTTCCTCCTGCAGAGGAAGCCATAGTGGTCCTCACCCCGGTTCCAGAGAACTCCCAGAACCTCAACAAGATGTCCACCTTCCAGATCGACCTCTGTGCCCCTGTGGCGGAGTGTAGGAATGAGGCCAGGACAGAACCAATCACAGAGGAGAGCCCAGTGGAGAGGCTATCTAAAGACTCAGAGCCAATGTTGGAGGTACAGGTGACCACAGAGACGGAGGTGGAACTTGTGCAGGACTGTCATCAAATTACAAGCACAACAGACAGCCTCCTGTCATCAGCCCAGAAGATCATCAGCTGCAGTCCCAACAGTGYCGGCCATGTCAACGTCATAGTGGAGCGACTGCCGTGCGCAGAGGAACCCGTGGCCACCCAGCCCCTCCTCCCCAGCCCAGAGGTGGGTAGAGACGAGAGCCTGTTGGCTGCAGAGGAGGCGGGCCATGTGGAGAACCAGCCAATGTTTGCTTACAAGGACGAGCAGCAGGAGGTGGTGATTGGCTGGAGCAACAGCGAGAGGCAGCAGACCACCACGGACCCTCCACGTGACGAGAACGCTCCCCCAGCCCGCAGGAGGACCCACTCTGAGTCTCTGAGGCTGCACTCCCTGGCTGCTGAAGCCCTGGTGGCCATGCCCATGAGGACCGCGGAGCACATCAGGAGCATCGTGGGCCCTGACACGGGCCAGAGGCTCCTGGAGATGGCCACGGCTGCAGCAGTTGCAGCCGACAGAGCCCCTGCAGCGGTAGAGGAGCTGGCAAGCGTGGGGTCAGCCCTGGTAGACCTGGAGCTRCAGGGGTCCAGAGAGGACGGGCTGGCCGAGGGCCCCACCAAGGCTGGCATCAGCCTGTCCCTGCTGACGGTCATAGAGAGGCTGAAGGAGCGCTCGGACCAGAACGCCTCAGACGAGGACATCCTGAAGGAGCTACAGGACAACGCCCAGAGCCAGCACGCTGGGGAGGTCAGCGACTGTGTCGGGGGGGACCCGGGTAACCCTGGTGGGGGTCTGGTGGACTACATCCCTGGCAGCGAGAGGCCCTACCGCTGTCGCCTTTGTCGCTACAGCAGTGGGAACAAGGGCTACATCAAGCAGCACCTGCGAGTACACCGTCAGAGACAGCCCTACCAGTGTCCCATCTGTGAACACATCGCCCTGGACAGCAAAGATCTAGAAGGCCACATGATCAACCACTGCAAGACCAGGGTGTACCACTGCAAGCAGTGTACTGAGGCCTTCTATTACAAA agtcaGCTGAGGAACCACATTAGAGACCAGCACGGGTTGGGCGACACCAACGCAACACTAACCCCTGTCACTGAAACCACGGCAACCATGGAGGAATCTGAAAAGATGACAGTTGACG ATTCCGTCAG